A single window of Watersipora subatra chromosome 9, tzWatSuba1.1, whole genome shotgun sequence DNA harbors:
- the LOC137405272 gene encoding uncharacterized protein, with product MTKVQRENAIIGSAVGGAVIIILIIVSCVVFKIKSRKSKQQTAFSSRAGKVQQEPVFDDNSIPPNYKLPSYTESATPNARTWTETSQSNQNPSILPGYEDRPVSNVNPPKVTKKQKSSKKAKDMPSQKLPHVMISYQWDVKTQVLQFKERLSQAGFRVWIDVEQMHKAKDTFEAMAHAIDDAAVVVPVLTSKYQESVNCRKEIQYADKADKPIVPVRLEKKFKPTKWLSFLLGNTLWHDLSKPETFEDSFTNFLDAIRDSGEAALAEERKDDEEENDVMEDSSSKTLD from the exons ATGACGAAAGTTCAGAGAGAAAATGCCATAATTGGATCGGCTGTAGG TGGAGCAGTCATTATTATCCTCATCATAGTATCCTGTGTTGTGTTCAAGATAAAAAGTAG AAAGTCAAAACAGCAGACTGCTTTTTCTTCACGAGCTGGAAAAGTGCAGCAGGAGCCAGTCTTTGATGACAACTCTATACCACCCAATTACAAAT tacCATCCTATACTGAGTCAGCCACACCAAATGCTAGGACATGGACTGAAACAAGCCAAAGCAACCAGAATCCTTCAATAT TGCCAGGCTACGAAGACCGACCTGTTTCAAATGTTAATCCTCCTAAAGTTACGAAAAAGCAAAAGAGTTCAAAAAAGGCCAAGGATATGCCATCACAAA AGCTTCCACATGTTATGATCAGCTATCAGTGGGATGTGAAGACACAGGTCTTACAGTTCAAAGAAAGACTTTCTCAAGCAGGTTTCAGAGTTTGGATAGATGTTGAACAAATGCATAAGG CGAAGGACACATTCGAAGCCATGGCACATGCTATAGATGATGCAGCAGTGGTTGTTCCAGTCCTCACCTCCAAGTATCAAGAGAGTGTAAACTGCAGAAAAG AAATACAATATGCAGACAAGGCTGACAAGCCGATAGTTCCAGTAAGATTAGAGAAAAAATTTAAGCCAACAAAATGGTTGAGCTTTCTCTTGGGAAACACTCTCTGGCATGATTTATCTAAGCCAGAAACATTTGAGGACAGTTTTACCAATTTCCTGGATGCCATACGTGACAGCGGAGAGGCAGCTTTAGCAGAAGAAAGAaaagatgatgaagaagagAATGATGTGATGGAAG ATTCTTCTTCAAAAACTCTTGACTGA